In Candidatus Thermoplasmatota archaeon, the following are encoded in one genomic region:
- the aksA gene encoding homoaconitate hydratase (in Methanococcus jannaschii this protein catalyzes the condensation of alpha-ketoglutarate and acetyl-CoA to form trans-homoaconitate; functions in alphaketosuberate synthesis which is a precursor in coenzyme B and biotin synthesis), with protein MTRDDLLVHNYVVEANLPRRMPPRVVFWDETLRDGEQTPGVYFTPDEKVQLAKVFDDLGITILNCGIPAVSDKELQSVKRIAAEGLRNASVLAACRTLRSDIDACLKSDADECSPFIAASPVHLKHKLRMTEEQAIAAATDAVQYAKDHGLKTTFVTEDTVRADLDFVGRIYNAAIEAGADRILYCDTVGVMTPATMRWWVNEARSRIRLDGTEEGVHIHNDFGMATANTLAAVEEGVPVVNTTFGGLGERAGNAPFEEIVMALELLYDVRTGIKIERIHEAARRVEELSGVPLGITKPIVGYNAFTHESGIHTDGVIKHTLTYEPIQVDTLRRQRRFVFGKHTGARAVEARLQEHGLGATPEQVRAIVAAIKEKTETTTKREVAEFVAQYRAFDENHKGVTPREFWAIAAKAGVSVPADLLAGARKERSTGQL; from the coding sequence ATGACCCGCGACGACCTCCTGGTCCACAACTACGTCGTCGAGGCGAACCTGCCCCGCCGCATGCCGCCGCGCGTCGTCTTTTGGGACGAGACGCTGCGCGACGGCGAGCAGACGCCGGGCGTGTACTTCACGCCCGACGAGAAGGTCCAGCTGGCCAAGGTCTTCGACGACCTTGGGATCACGATCCTCAACTGCGGGATCCCCGCGGTCTCGGACAAGGAACTCCAATCGGTGAAGCGCATCGCGGCCGAGGGGCTGCGCAACGCCTCCGTGCTCGCCGCCTGCCGAACGCTGCGAAGCGACATCGACGCATGCCTCAAGTCCGACGCCGACGAGTGCTCGCCGTTCATCGCGGCCTCGCCGGTCCACCTCAAGCACAAGCTTCGCATGACCGAGGAGCAAGCGATCGCCGCGGCGACGGACGCCGTGCAGTACGCGAAGGACCACGGCCTCAAGACGACCTTCGTGACGGAGGACACCGTGCGCGCCGACCTCGACTTCGTCGGCCGCATCTACAACGCCGCGATCGAGGCCGGCGCCGACCGCATCCTCTACTGCGACACCGTGGGCGTCATGACCCCGGCGACGATGCGCTGGTGGGTGAACGAGGCGCGGTCGCGCATCCGCCTGGACGGCACGGAGGAGGGCGTGCACATCCACAACGACTTCGGCATGGCCACGGCCAACACGCTTGCCGCCGTGGAGGAGGGCGTGCCCGTCGTCAACACGACCTTCGGGGGCTTGGGCGAGCGCGCGGGAAACGCGCCCTTCGAGGAGATCGTGATGGCCCTCGAGCTTCTCTACGACGTCCGCACGGGCATCAAGATCGAGCGCATCCACGAGGCCGCGCGCCGCGTGGAGGAGCTCTCCGGCGTTCCGCTTGGCATCACAAAGCCCATCGTCGGCTACAACGCCTTCACGCACGAGAGTGGCATCCACACGGACGGCGTCATCAAGCACACGCTCACCTACGAGCCCATCCAGGTGGACACGCTGCGCCGCCAGCGGCGGTTCGTGTTTGGCAAGCACACGGGCGCGCGCGCCGTCGAGGCGCGCTTGCAGGAGCACGGCCTTGGCGCCACGCCCGAGCAGGTGCGCGCGATCGTCGCCGCGATCAAGGAGAAGACGGAGACCACGACCAAGCGCGAGGTCGCCGAGTTCGTCGCGCAGTACCGCGCCTTCGACGAGAACCACAAGGGCGTGACGCCGCGCGAGTTCTGGGCGATCGCGGCCAAGGCGGGCGTGAGCGTGCCCGCCGACCTTCTGGCCGGCGCGCGGAAGGAGCGCAGCACGGGGCAGCTCTGA
- a CDS encoding antibiotic biosynthesis monooxygenase produces MTQASSQGPIGWTVTFKVKPGKLDDFRRIAQEASRAVRAAEPGLAVYAWLVGQDKTTVRVDLWFTGPEAALQHLQGIAPQKFLPQALAIAELAGFEVHGTPTSALEKALAGFPVSGRNGEIAGYVLPPKA; encoded by the coding sequence ATGACGCAAGCATCTTCGCAAGGACCGATCGGATGGACCGTGACCTTCAAGGTGAAGCCCGGAAAGCTCGACGATTTCCGCAGGATCGCGCAAGAAGCCTCCCGCGCGGTTCGCGCGGCCGAGCCGGGACTTGCCGTCTACGCGTGGCTCGTGGGCCAGGACAAGACGACGGTCCGCGTCGACCTATGGTTCACAGGTCCCGAGGCGGCGCTGCAGCACCTCCAAGGCATCGCCCCCCAGAAGTTCCTCCCCCAAGCCCTCGCAATCGCCGAGCTGGCGGGATTCGAGGTCCACGGGACGCCCACGTCCGCCCTCGAGAAGGCGCTCGCGGGCTTCCCGGTAAGCGGTCGCAACGGCGAGATCGCGGGCTACGTGCTGCCGCCGAAGGCCTGA
- a CDS encoding DUF1059 domain-containing protein has product MRTYIDCREFQSDVECSVAISADREEEVLEAAVQHAVAVHRHRDTPGLRGQLRENLRAGHLP; this is encoded by the coding sequence ATGAGGACGTACATCGACTGCCGGGAGTTCCAAAGCGACGTCGAGTGCTCCGTCGCGATCTCGGCCGACCGGGAGGAGGAGGTCTTGGAGGCGGCCGTGCAACACGCGGTGGCGGTCCATCGCCACCGCGACACGCCCGGCCTCCGGGGCCAGTTGCGCGAGAACCTGCGCGCGGGTCATCTGCCCTGA
- a CDS encoding ZPR1 zinc finger domain-containing protein, translating to MVEATSRAQCPACNGTTLSLTSYNQSIPYFGEVLHTVVHCQACAFRHTDFMPLAQRDPARHTLSIKSAEDLTARVVRSNSGTYQVPELGFTATPTPASEAFVSNVEGVLERVRSAMLRARLLTDEPEKKRLLDERLAHLQEIVEGRRVATLVIEDPFGHSAILSDRVRAEPLTPEEAERLNPGRYVIDANDLR from the coding sequence GTGGTCGAGGCCACCTCACGGGCGCAATGCCCCGCCTGCAACGGCACGACGCTTTCGCTCACGTCGTACAACCAGTCCATCCCCTACTTCGGCGAAGTCCTCCACACGGTCGTCCACTGCCAGGCGTGCGCCTTCCGCCACACCGACTTCATGCCGCTTGCCCAACGCGACCCTGCGCGGCACACGCTCTCCATCAAGAGCGCCGAGGACCTGACTGCGCGCGTCGTCCGCTCCAACAGCGGCACCTACCAAGTGCCCGAGCTTGGCTTCACGGCCACGCCCACGCCCGCCTCGGAAGCCTTCGTGAGCAACGTGGAAGGCGTGCTCGAGCGCGTGCGCAGCGCGATGCTGCGCGCGCGGCTTCTCACGGACGAGCCCGAGAAGAAGCGCCTCCTCGACGAGCGCCTGGCGCATCTCCAGGAGATCGTCGAGGGACGGCGCGTGGCCACGCTTGTGATCGAGGACCCTTTTGGACACAGCGCGATCCTCTCCGACCGCGTGCGCGCCGAGCCGCTCACGCCCGAGGAGGCCGAGCGTTTGAATCCCGGCCGCTACGTCATCGACGCGAACGACCTGCGGTAA
- a CDS encoding CocE/NonD family hydrolase has translation MRRLACLAVALAVVAAGCLSTDDAKEPLQASELPPAAPPVPAPGLPPPPADWPACEHPWPCADGSEWPPGLAGPFELLEIVEHLVPSFDGTALHGYVLRPAVPEGVRVPVVLSSTIYYGQVFQTPKSPTRAALALGAEVPEARLIAEGYAVAYFSVRGTGQSGGCLEWWGPNEQRDQAWLVEWLGAQSWSNGRVAIMGGSYGGTTPWMAAIQNPPSLKTIVPVAGVVDAYTFSYTPQGAPFVIVAQYLNSFTAVNSLLPPLLGDPAGIPGHAQRAPDRLCEPTRRNMHERETEKWLDERDAGYWAKRRFSDGFPNLSAAVFLVHGFQDRGGSGHAQHDLLVWSWLREAPKRQLQGQWAHEMPDTPTWEDDLLAWFDFWLKGIGEGPPGLGHVEFEDNLGGWHESVAWPPVESREEVLYLAGGKLAPAPSAGSRAFLSSPGVAPRSTVCQAWIQEATGSPPIDATGLVYVTEPLKEDVLLAGNPIGLFPIKSDRPGGQFAVDLFVLDDRNPCTETARQISGTVVDLRFHQGNLKGIDFPVGAPTAVRVDLEDIAEWIPAGHRLAVVVSHGRVLDRHSGGSHVATLSIEGQGAEFDSHIVLPILRGTLGGLPPTIAYPPRPFAPV, from the coding sequence ATGCGGCGCCTAGCTTGCCTCGCCGTCGCCTTGGCGGTCGTGGCCGCCGGTTGCCTTTCCACCGACGACGCCAAGGAGCCGCTGCAGGCGTCGGAGCTTCCGCCGGCCGCGCCTCCGGTCCCGGCGCCGGGCCTTCCTCCGCCCCCTGCCGATTGGCCCGCCTGCGAGCACCCGTGGCCCTGCGCCGACGGCTCCGAATGGCCTCCGGGTCTTGCCGGGCCTTTCGAGCTTCTGGAGATCGTCGAGCATCTCGTCCCGAGCTTCGACGGCACGGCGCTTCACGGCTACGTCCTGCGGCCCGCCGTGCCCGAGGGAGTCCGCGTTCCGGTCGTCCTCTCGTCGACCATCTACTACGGCCAGGTGTTCCAGACGCCAAAGAGCCCCACCCGCGCTGCGCTTGCGCTTGGTGCCGAGGTCCCCGAGGCGCGCCTGATCGCGGAGGGCTACGCAGTGGCCTACTTCAGCGTTCGGGGGACGGGGCAGTCGGGCGGTTGCCTGGAATGGTGGGGTCCAAACGAGCAGCGCGACCAGGCGTGGCTCGTGGAGTGGCTTGGCGCCCAGTCTTGGTCCAACGGGCGCGTCGCGATCATGGGCGGCTCCTACGGCGGCACCACGCCTTGGATGGCCGCCATCCAGAACCCGCCGAGCTTGAAGACGATCGTGCCGGTCGCCGGCGTGGTGGACGCCTACACGTTCTCGTACACGCCGCAGGGCGCGCCCTTTGTCATCGTGGCGCAGTACCTCAACTCCTTCACCGCCGTGAATTCGCTCCTGCCGCCGCTTCTGGGCGATCCCGCCGGCATTCCCGGGCACGCGCAGCGCGCGCCCGACCGCCTCTGCGAGCCCACGCGCCGCAACATGCACGAGCGGGAGACCGAGAAGTGGCTCGACGAGCGCGACGCGGGCTACTGGGCCAAGCGGCGCTTCTCCGACGGCTTCCCCAACCTTTCGGCCGCGGTCTTCCTCGTCCACGGCTTCCAGGACCGCGGAGGGTCGGGGCACGCGCAGCACGACCTTCTCGTGTGGAGCTGGCTGCGCGAGGCGCCCAAGCGGCAGCTGCAAGGACAGTGGGCCCACGAGATGCCCGACACGCCGACGTGGGAGGACGACCTCCTCGCGTGGTTCGACTTCTGGCTCAAGGGGATCGGCGAGGGACCGCCGGGCCTTGGCCACGTCGAGTTCGAGGACAACCTCGGGGGCTGGCACGAAAGCGTCGCCTGGCCGCCCGTGGAGTCCCGGGAGGAGGTGCTCTATCTTGCAGGCGGCAAGCTCGCGCCGGCACCGTCTGCGGGCTCGCGCGCGTTCCTTTCGTCTCCGGGCGTGGCTCCGCGATCCACGGTTTGCCAGGCGTGGATCCAAGAGGCGACGGGATCGCCGCCGATTGACGCCACCGGGCTCGTCTACGTGACGGAGCCATTGAAGGAGGACGTCCTGCTGGCGGGCAATCCCATCGGGCTGTTCCCCATCAAGAGCGACCGGCCCGGCGGGCAGTTTGCCGTCGATCTCTTCGTCCTGGACGACCGCAATCCGTGCACGGAGACCGCGCGGCAGATCTCGGGCACCGTGGTCGATCTCCGGTTCCACCAGGGCAACCTCAAGGGAATCGATTTCCCCGTCGGCGCGCCCACGGCCGTTCGCGTCGATCTCGAGGACATCGCGGAGTGGATTCCCGCCGGCCACCGGCTGGCCGTCGTGGTGAGCCACGGCCGGGTCCTCGACCGGCACTCCGGAGGCTCGCACGTCGCCACCCTTTCGATCGAAGGCCAGGGGGCCGAGTTCGACAGCCACATCGTCCTTCCGATCCTCCGCGGAACCCTCGGCGGCCTGCCGCCGACGATCGCCTACCCGCCGCGGCCGTTTGCGCCCGTCTGA
- the msrB gene encoding peptide-methionine (R)-S-oxide reductase MsrB — protein sequence MRKEPSPELRARLTPEQYHVTQQCGTEPPFTGKYWNHKATGIYKCVVCGTNLFKSDAKYESGTGWPSFWRAVDPAKVRELSDDAYGMARTEIRCATCDAHLGHVFDDGPAPTGRRFCVNSASLEFEPV from the coding sequence GTGCGCAAGGAACCATCCCCGGAGCTTCGCGCCCGCCTGACGCCCGAGCAGTACCACGTCACCCAGCAGTGCGGCACGGAGCCTCCGTTCACGGGCAAGTACTGGAACCACAAAGCGACGGGCATCTACAAGTGCGTCGTCTGCGGCACCAACCTGTTCAAGAGCGACGCGAAGTACGAATCCGGGACGGGGTGGCCAAGCTTCTGGCGGGCCGTCGACCCGGCGAAGGTGCGCGAGCTGTCCGACGACGCGTACGGCATGGCGCGCACGGAGATCCGTTGCGCGACGTGCGACGCGCACCTTGGGCACGTGTTCGACGACGGCCCGGCGCCGACCGGCCGGCGATTCTGCGTGAACAGCGCGTCACTGGAATTCGAGCCCGTGTAG
- a CDS encoding winged helix-turn-helix domain-containing protein, whose translation MDDFKITLDREAFKALASDTRLSILKALDERPMTVSELGRKLELNKATVFEHLEKLVAVALIRKEEDVERKWVYYSLTWKGRRILHPERVTIAILLSTALGALTTGALFLAAYLTPTAPEPPTGGPEAARSLASDMAQAPPPTSASADPVTLYVAVALFLMVAILSTAGFLLWRRANAKQA comes from the coding sequence ATGGACGATTTCAAGATCACGCTCGACCGGGAGGCGTTCAAGGCGCTGGCCTCCGACACGCGCCTGTCCATCCTGAAGGCCCTCGACGAGCGGCCCATGACGGTCTCGGAATTGGGTCGCAAGCTCGAACTCAACAAGGCCACCGTCTTCGAGCACCTGGAGAAGCTCGTGGCCGTCGCGCTCATCCGCAAGGAGGAGGACGTCGAGCGCAAGTGGGTGTACTACTCGCTCACGTGGAAGGGGCGCCGCATCCTCCACCCCGAGCGCGTCACGATCGCGATCCTCCTGTCCACGGCGCTTGGCGCGTTGACGACGGGCGCGCTGTTCCTCGCGGCCTATCTCACGCCCACGGCTCCTGAGCCGCCCACCGGCGGGCCCGAAGCCGCGCGGTCGCTGGCGTCGGACATGGCGCAGGCGCCGCCCCCCACGTCCGCCTCGGCCGATCCCGTCACGCTTTACGTGGCCGTCGCGCTCTTCCTCATGGTCGCGATCCTCTCGACGGCCGGCTTCCTCCTGTGGCGCCGCGCGAACGCGAAGCAAGCGTGA
- a CDS encoding formate dehydrogenase accessory sulfurtransferase FdhD codes for MDPRKPFAWRRFADGSWKEESGSVPAETRVAIELNDEPAGTIWASPHEPDRLALGHLLLEGWSFDAPKARAELLESDGGVVARVHAPGAVPPREAPLPPAAFVPPYAPASVVACVAGMQREAKIYSEGGGVHAAALFWAGNLRYLAEDVGKLNTLARLAAAKALDGRTRRALLLCCTGRVTGAMARRAALLHAPVVVTLSSPTAEGVSVCRAAGITLAGYARGKGFNVYVGDRIAPVSG; via the coding sequence ATGGACCCCCGCAAGCCCTTCGCCTGGCGCCGCTTTGCCGACGGCTCGTGGAAGGAAGAGTCGGGCAGCGTTCCCGCCGAGACGCGCGTCGCAATCGAGTTGAACGACGAGCCCGCCGGCACGATCTGGGCAAGCCCGCACGAGCCCGATCGGCTGGCGCTTGGGCACCTCCTGCTCGAAGGGTGGTCGTTCGACGCTCCCAAGGCGCGGGCGGAGCTTTTGGAGTCGGACGGAGGCGTCGTGGCGCGCGTGCACGCGCCCGGCGCCGTGCCCCCGCGGGAAGCGCCGCTTCCGCCGGCGGCGTTTGTTCCACCGTACGCGCCGGCGTCGGTCGTTGCCTGCGTGGCGGGGATGCAGCGCGAGGCCAAGATCTATTCCGAGGGCGGGGGCGTGCACGCGGCCGCGCTCTTCTGGGCGGGCAACCTCCGGTACCTCGCGGAGGACGTGGGAAAGCTCAACACGTTGGCGCGGCTGGCGGCGGCCAAGGCGCTCGACGGGCGAACGCGCCGCGCGCTCCTCCTATGCTGCACGGGCCGGGTGACGGGCGCGATGGCGCGCCGGGCGGCCCTCCTGCACGCTCCGGTCGTCGTGACCCTCTCCTCGCCCACGGCGGAGGGCGTCTCGGTCTGCCGCGCCGCGGGCATCACGCTGGCCGGGTACGCACGCGGAAAGGGGTTCAACGTGTACGTGGGCGACCGGATCGCACCCGTTTCCGGCTGA
- a CDS encoding M20/M25/M40 family metallo-hydrolase encodes MRTAGLLVLAALLVAPLGVAAHERQPAGRQSEASIDERAAAIATEVSGQDIYDTILSLTTDPSRAYRFVGTPTHDNARAWIESELSGIGLAPVAFDHACEVGSVVVFPAPAVRLPQPMTVPARSVLALVEGRSATDWIVIGAHYDTQQTSTGALDNGSGIAAALELARAFARHREALEASILFAFWDCEEWGVFGSKEFMARFPDVEALLGLPQGTVRLVAATSLDMIGIHWPAENRSPTARAGVPPMYVRTSPIDQFTYRSRFADYNESNYTAAQLQGFRDFRVLVKRATYDVLGFPVQHVWVQDDEQGRSDHAPFIAAGVPGFKVGGAVDLAYPPYHNPFDTLPAAEQLAGGKDKLVAAFEAAARLTATIMANVALQGAVQAPDEGVVPSHAQPEAGRETPLPAAVAALAVSLGACARRARR; translated from the coding sequence ATGCGAACGGCCGGCCTCCTCGTGCTTGCCGCGTTGCTGGTCGCGCCGCTTGGGGTCGCGGCGCATGAGCGGCAGCCCGCAGGCCGGCAGTCCGAAGCGTCCATCGACGAGCGCGCCGCCGCCATCGCGACCGAGGTCTCCGGACAGGACATCTACGACACGATCCTGTCGCTTACGACCGATCCATCGCGCGCGTACCGGTTCGTGGGAACCCCGACGCACGACAACGCCCGCGCATGGATCGAGTCCGAGCTTTCGGGCATCGGGCTTGCGCCCGTCGCCTTCGACCACGCCTGCGAGGTCGGAAGCGTCGTCGTCTTCCCGGCGCCCGCCGTGCGCCTGCCCCAGCCGATGACGGTGCCCGCGCGCTCGGTCCTCGCGCTTGTGGAGGGCCGCAGCGCGACCGACTGGATCGTGATCGGGGCCCACTACGATACGCAGCAGACCTCGACGGGGGCCCTTGACAACGGGTCGGGCATCGCCGCGGCGTTGGAGCTCGCCCGCGCCTTCGCGCGGCATCGCGAGGCGCTCGAAGCTTCCATCCTGTTCGCGTTCTGGGACTGTGAGGAATGGGGCGTCTTTGGAAGCAAGGAGTTCATGGCGCGCTTCCCGGACGTGGAGGCGCTCCTTGGCCTCCCCCAGGGAACCGTTCGCCTCGTGGCCGCCACCTCGCTTGACATGATCGGCATTCACTGGCCGGCCGAGAACCGCTCGCCCACCGCACGCGCCGGCGTGCCGCCCATGTACGTGCGGACGTCGCCGATCGACCAGTTCACCTACCGGTCGCGCTTTGCCGACTACAACGAGTCGAACTACACGGCGGCGCAGCTCCAAGGCTTCCGCGACTTCCGCGTGCTCGTCAAGCGCGCGACGTACGACGTCCTCGGCTTTCCCGTGCAGCACGTCTGGGTGCAAGACGACGAGCAGGGGCGAAGCGACCACGCGCCCTTCATCGCGGCCGGCGTGCCCGGTTTCAAGGTCGGCGGCGCGGTCGACCTCGCCTACCCGCCGTACCACAACCCGTTTGACACGCTGCCGGCGGCCGAGCAGCTGGCGGGCGGCAAGGACAAGCTCGTGGCGGCTTTCGAGGCCGCCGCGCGGCTCACGGCGACCATCATGGCAAACGTCGCGTTGCAAGGCGCGGTGCAAGCCCCCGACGAAGGGGTCGTGCCCTCCCACGCGCAACCGGAGGCGGGGCGCGAAACGCCATTGCCGGCGGCCGTTGCCGCGCTTGCGGTCTCGCTGGGCGCCTGCGCGCGTCGTGCGCGGCGCTAG
- a CDS encoding MFS transporter: MRQAVSTDPEASAPPGLRLGLRANWRQFALLMAVNGFVGAMVGQERAILPLLATETFGIPEEAAILSFLVAFGLTKAGANLVAGRLSDRCGRKPILVVGWLIGLPVPLLLIAAPSWDWIVFANALLGINQGLCWSATVIMKIDLAGPARRGLAMGLNEEVGYLAVSLASIATGFLASAYALRPVPFYPGLAFAAIGLALSLLFVRETHDHARLESRLALPGSGHAPPGTRRAPAPSFRWVFARASWRDRNLAACAQAGLVNNLNDGVSWGVLPLFFAAGGLGPDAIGILAGAYTFVWGGSQIRVGAWTDTHGRKPFLVGGMILQAAALLLFASTQGFWPWLAASVLIGFGTTMVYPTLLAAVSDASHPSWRASAVGVYRLWRDLGYAAGAVFAGFVAAAAGLQTAIAATGVVTLASGLVALALFRETVIEPAPRVRIPWSQGWALAMEAITALRSERKERKRPGG; the protein is encoded by the coding sequence ATGCGCCAGGCCGTGTCGACGGACCCCGAAGCCTCGGCGCCCCCGGGCCTCCGCCTCGGTCTCCGCGCGAACTGGCGCCAGTTTGCGCTGCTGATGGCCGTCAACGGATTCGTCGGGGCCATGGTCGGGCAGGAGCGCGCCATCCTCCCCCTTCTTGCCACCGAGACGTTCGGCATCCCCGAGGAAGCGGCCATCCTTTCTTTTCTCGTCGCCTTCGGCCTTACGAAGGCAGGAGCGAACCTCGTCGCCGGCCGGCTCTCCGATCGCTGCGGCCGGAAGCCGATTCTCGTCGTGGGCTGGCTGATCGGCCTGCCGGTTCCCCTCTTGCTGATCGCGGCGCCCTCCTGGGATTGGATCGTGTTCGCCAATGCGCTCCTCGGAATCAACCAGGGGCTCTGCTGGTCGGCGACGGTCATCATGAAGATCGACCTTGCCGGTCCGGCGCGTCGCGGGCTTGCCATGGGCCTCAACGAAGAGGTTGGGTACCTCGCCGTGTCCCTTGCGTCGATCGCGACGGGTTTCCTCGCGTCCGCGTACGCGCTGCGGCCCGTGCCATTCTATCCCGGCCTCGCGTTTGCCGCCATCGGACTGGCGCTGTCCCTCCTGTTCGTTCGCGAGACCCACGACCACGCGCGGCTCGAGAGCCGGCTGGCCTTGCCAGGATCGGGCCATGCGCCGCCCGGCACGCGGCGGGCCCCCGCGCCGAGCTTCCGATGGGTGTTCGCGCGCGCCTCTTGGCGCGACCGCAATCTTGCCGCCTGCGCGCAGGCGGGCCTCGTCAACAACCTCAACGACGGCGTGAGTTGGGGCGTGTTGCCTCTTTTTTTCGCCGCTGGGGGCCTTGGACCCGACGCCATCGGCATCCTCGCCGGGGCGTACACGTTTGTTTGGGGCGGAAGCCAGATCCGCGTGGGCGCCTGGACCGACACGCACGGACGCAAGCCCTTCCTCGTCGGCGGAATGATCCTGCAGGCGGCGGCGCTCCTGCTGTTCGCCTCGACGCAGGGCTTTTGGCCCTGGCTTGCGGCAAGCGTGCTCATCGGCTTTGGCACGACGATGGTGTACCCCACGCTGCTTGCCGCCGTCAGCGACGCGAGCCACCCCAGCTGGCGGGCCTCCGCCGTCGGCGTGTATCGGCTCTGGCGCGACCTCGGCTACGCGGCGGGCGCCGTGTTTGCGGGGTTCGTCGCCGCCGCCGCGGGCCTTCAGACCGCGATTGCGGCAACCGGGGTCGTCACCCTCGCGTCGGGTCTCGTTGCGCTTGCGCTGTTTCGCGAGACCGTGATCGAGCCCGCCCCGCGCGTCCGCATTCCTTGGTCCCAAGGGTGGGCGCTTGCGATGGAGGCCATCACGGCGCTTCGATCGGAACGAAAGGAAAGAAAGCGGCCTGGGGGGTGA
- the pdhA gene encoding pyruvate dehydrogenase (acetyl-transferring) E1 component subunit alpha, with protein MSPSEDPFAKERGLFRVLREDGSLLDKSLEPALSDGDLKHLYRTMLLIRALEGRMMLLQRQGRIGFYGVTRGEEGAVVGTAFALRPEDWVFPALRQGGVLLLRGWPLEKYVAHMFGNSLAVEKGRSMPMHFSDRALNHVAWSSSMTTQLPHAVGMAYGAKVKGDKVVAMAYLGDGATSEGDFHHALNFAGVWKVPAVFVCQNNQWAISVPLAKQTVSETIAVKAAAYGMPGVRVDGNDVLACYAAAKEAVDRARGGGGPTLVEALTYRIEGHSSSDDPTRYREPSEVDAWKARDPVERFRRYLEARGLWTREWEEGVRAEHEALVQQAVRKAEAAQSPPLETLVEDVFERPTPQHDEQLAHLRAILRNGTDR; from the coding sequence GTGAGTCCGTCGGAAGACCCGTTTGCGAAGGAGCGGGGCTTGTTCCGCGTCCTGCGCGAGGACGGATCGCTGCTCGACAAGTCGCTCGAGCCCGCGCTCTCCGACGGCGACCTCAAGCACCTGTACCGCACGATGCTTCTCATCCGCGCGCTGGAGGGCCGCATGATGCTGCTCCAGCGCCAGGGCCGCATCGGATTCTACGGCGTCACGCGCGGCGAGGAGGGCGCCGTCGTGGGCACGGCCTTTGCGCTTCGCCCCGAGGACTGGGTGTTCCCGGCGCTGCGGCAGGGCGGCGTGCTCCTCCTGCGCGGTTGGCCGCTGGAGAAGTACGTGGCGCACATGTTCGGCAACTCGCTTGCCGTGGAGAAGGGACGAAGCATGCCCATGCACTTCTCCGACCGTGCGCTCAACCACGTCGCGTGGTCGAGCTCCATGACGACGCAGCTTCCCCACGCCGTCGGCATGGCCTACGGCGCCAAGGTGAAGGGCGACAAGGTCGTGGCCATGGCGTACCTAGGCGACGGCGCCACGAGCGAGGGCGACTTCCACCACGCGCTCAACTTCGCCGGCGTCTGGAAGGTGCCGGCCGTCTTCGTCTGCCAGAACAACCAGTGGGCGATCTCCGTCCCGCTTGCCAAGCAGACGGTCAGCGAGACGATCGCCGTGAAGGCCGCCGCGTACGGCATGCCCGGCGTGCGCGTCGACGGAAACGACGTGCTCGCGTGCTACGCCGCGGCCAAGGAGGCCGTGGACCGAGCGCGGGGCGGAGGAGGCCCGACCCTCGTCGAGGCGCTCACGTACCGCATCGAGGGCCACAGCTCAAGCGACGACCCCACGCGCTACCGCGAGCCCTCCGAGGTGGATGCGTGGAAGGCGCGCGACCCCGTGGAGCGGTTCCGCCGCTACCTAGAGGCCCGCGGATTGTGGACGCGCGAGTGGGAAGAGGGCGTCCGCGCCGAGCACGAGGCGCTCGTCCAGCAGGCCGTCCGCAAGGCCGAGGCGGCACAATCCCCGCCGCTTGAAACCCTCGTCGAGGACGTCTTCGAGCGACCGACGCCGCAGCACGACGAGCAGCTTGCCCACCTGCGCGCCATCTTGCGCAACGGGACCGATCGCTGA
- the sepF gene encoding cell division protein SepF: MGLVKRLLGDDGLSGRGEDYLDLAQYAADAPAPESDTSIQVAEVTAYADVGAFTEVVYRGNILVADLSHVAKDEILMKRIVNDLRKVATDVKGDVAGIGENLVVVTPGGLRVDRRKLRAASTN; the protein is encoded by the coding sequence ATGGGTTTGGTCAAGCGCCTCCTTGGCGACGACGGATTGAGCGGCCGCGGCGAAGACTACCTCGACCTTGCGCAGTACGCGGCCGACGCGCCCGCGCCGGAGTCGGACACCTCGATCCAGGTTGCCGAGGTCACCGCCTACGCGGACGTGGGAGCCTTCACGGAGGTCGTCTACCGCGGCAACATCCTCGTGGCCGATCTCTCGCACGTGGCCAAGGACGAGATCCTCATGAAGCGCATCGTGAACGACCTGCGCAAGGTCGCCACGGACGTAAAGGGCGACGTGGCGGGAATCGGCGAGAATCTCGTCGTCGTGACGCCCGGCGGCCTCCGCGTCGACCGCCGCAAGCTCCGCGCGGCCTCCACGAACTAA